The following proteins are co-located in the Myxococcus fulvus genome:
- a CDS encoding FG-GAP-like repeat-containing protein, translated as MIRFPRAAPLLALLVTACSDDLDPAREEEPPPEVDRCTGLSPVSLRAEPTRVRVGAPVSLVATGGSGQYRYTLQDGGSSGELRGNRFIAGHTPGSDTLVVEDARCPGDARATVDVIAAFDIAPGRADVRPGVSFQVATQGLLGTATYSLKQNRSGATLTPEGRYTAGTAEGLDLVAVRDSQTGDEVELQYTVSKSARLAGAPAYLAVPSGSSVPLFTRGGSDRVVWSKVSGPGTLAAGRIGFLSGDTGAALLEASDPFTGDKASVTVVVLDELTRPGLAHGRLTDAATMVTADFDGDGVLDLAVGQRESDLGRPTGGAVFIYKGGSGGLEAQPLWVLTGDTETAQFGDALAAGDLDGDGRAELVVSSPGADVAVSNAGAVYLYTFKGGAPAPLRLQLAGLLRDAAFGAGMAVADMDGDGKVDLVVGSPAGDLAPTNAIRARGTVDIYLSSPSAPVPDLPSIRLGGSDLTKDGAPMARTGSDLGRALVTADFNKDGRLDIAALSRVSRYNAEGAVSGTQVAISVFFARSEGIRFRATPDVYVLPANLADSGEGTWRLGAIPGDDTRPPLLMAVADRADSPDLSASGGNRASSDSGGALLFDLSTHVPTGDPAATPPQVKREEAFVRIYGESGGIVAGRSFAVLDVDGEPGPELLLGAPYAQPGTGATALRFGGKVLAYPLATLTKGAVINKPLLSLNGSARSDTLGAGLAVWKLPEGDSLAAFAGRASSEAGAYTGRVELFRRGGASLTEWARTHSYVPARPSVERVGEQVAVATGASGALALLGAPGWSGAGANADGDALSIGRAYVRPVARTGAATVAAEGAPSPHTAGRSVGSDVAFTDFNKDGRPDLVVGATGLIVPASTSAEHAAQYHTTRAECLTTGSQSVGGVLVSLGQADGSYKPAYRVWAPLQISGCTPETDAKCKRSALGRGLVGGFDFNNDGFEDVGVLRDRGLEVFLGRAPDDTGLNKLTMVCDPVYTWPSMALQTSALTSLGDIDGDTCDDLAWRYAEGARSGVAILLGHGAKCSRTTATVWRIAADSEVQLNNQGLGLAITRAGKVLGNAGGGGDARDFLAISATSVPFNGTVQPVVLLVDIATLRAEMAKPDHVASGVVGLFGDGLNPIVLVHKSRAVGFGTSLAGNVDLSGDKVPDLVVGAPGASEASDGGGAVFIYAGGPNLQGALSPFLLVAGDGSERSQIGQDVALTPGNQTTPPTLVIGAPRSFRTGTQNGTAFSLPLRF; from the coding sequence ATGATTCGATTCCCTCGCGCGGCCCCCCTGCTCGCGCTCCTCGTGACGGCCTGCTCCGACGACCTGGACCCCGCGCGCGAGGAGGAGCCGCCTCCGGAGGTGGACCGGTGCACGGGGCTGTCGCCCGTGAGCCTTCGCGCCGAGCCCACGCGGGTGCGCGTGGGAGCCCCCGTGTCGCTGGTGGCCACCGGCGGCAGCGGCCAGTACCGCTACACGCTGCAGGACGGAGGCTCGTCCGGTGAGCTGCGCGGCAACCGCTTCATCGCGGGGCACACGCCGGGCAGCGACACGCTGGTGGTGGAGGACGCGCGCTGCCCGGGCGACGCGCGCGCCACGGTGGACGTCATCGCCGCGTTCGACATCGCGCCCGGGCGCGCGGACGTGCGGCCGGGCGTGTCCTTCCAGGTGGCGACGCAGGGCCTCTTGGGCACGGCCACGTACAGCCTGAAGCAGAACCGCTCGGGCGCCACCCTGACGCCGGAGGGCCGCTACACCGCGGGCACGGCCGAGGGCCTGGACCTGGTCGCGGTGCGCGACTCGCAGACGGGCGACGAGGTGGAGCTGCAGTACACCGTGAGCAAGTCAGCGCGGCTGGCCGGCGCGCCCGCGTACCTGGCGGTGCCCTCGGGCTCGTCCGTGCCGCTGTTCACGCGGGGCGGCAGTGACCGGGTGGTGTGGAGCAAGGTGTCCGGGCCGGGGACGCTCGCGGCCGGGCGCATCGGCTTCCTCTCGGGTGACACGGGCGCGGCGCTGCTGGAGGCGTCGGACCCGTTCACCGGCGACAAGGCGTCCGTCACGGTGGTGGTGCTGGACGAGCTGACGCGGCCGGGCCTCGCGCACGGACGGCTCACCGACGCGGCCACGATGGTGACGGCGGACTTCGACGGCGACGGCGTGCTGGACCTCGCCGTGGGCCAGCGTGAGAGCGATTTGGGCCGGCCCACCGGCGGCGCCGTCTTCATCTACAAGGGCGGCAGCGGCGGGCTGGAGGCGCAGCCCCTGTGGGTGCTCACGGGCGACACGGAAACGGCGCAGTTCGGTGACGCGCTGGCCGCCGGCGATTTGGACGGCGACGGGCGCGCGGAGCTGGTGGTGTCCTCGCCGGGCGCGGACGTGGCGGTGAGCAACGCGGGCGCGGTGTACCTCTACACCTTCAAGGGTGGAGCCCCGGCGCCGCTGCGCCTGCAACTGGCGGGGCTCCTGCGCGACGCGGCCTTCGGCGCGGGCATGGCCGTGGCGGACATGGATGGGGACGGCAAGGTGGACCTGGTGGTGGGCTCGCCCGCCGGAGACCTGGCGCCCACCAACGCCATCCGCGCGCGCGGCACCGTGGACATCTACCTCTCCTCGCCGAGCGCCCCGGTGCCGGACCTGCCCTCGATTCGCCTGGGCGGCTCGGACCTGACGAAGGACGGGGCGCCCATGGCGCGCACGGGCTCGGACCTGGGCCGCGCGCTGGTGACGGCGGACTTCAACAAGGACGGGCGGCTGGACATCGCCGCGCTCAGCCGGGTGTCGCGCTACAACGCGGAGGGCGCGGTCTCCGGCACGCAGGTGGCCATCTCCGTCTTCTTCGCGCGCTCGGAGGGCATCCGCTTCCGGGCGACCCCGGATGTGTACGTGCTGCCCGCCAACCTCGCGGACTCCGGTGAGGGCACGTGGCGGCTGGGCGCCATCCCCGGTGATGACACGCGTCCGCCGCTGCTCATGGCGGTGGCGGACCGCGCGGACTCGCCGGACCTGAGCGCCAGTGGTGGCAATCGCGCGTCCAGCGACTCGGGCGGCGCGCTGCTGTTCGACCTGAGCACCCACGTGCCCACGGGTGACCCCGCGGCCACGCCGCCGCAGGTGAAGCGCGAGGAGGCCTTCGTTCGCATCTATGGCGAGTCGGGCGGCATCGTCGCCGGACGCAGCTTCGCGGTGCTCGACGTGGACGGCGAGCCGGGGCCGGAGCTGCTCCTGGGCGCGCCCTATGCGCAGCCCGGCACGGGCGCCACCGCGCTGCGCTTCGGCGGCAAGGTGCTGGCGTACCCGCTGGCCACGCTGACCAAGGGCGCGGTCATCAACAAGCCGCTGCTGTCGCTCAATGGCTCGGCCCGGTCCGACACGCTGGGCGCGGGCCTGGCGGTGTGGAAGCTGCCGGAGGGGGACTCGCTGGCGGCCTTCGCCGGGCGCGCGTCGTCGGAGGCGGGCGCGTACACCGGCCGCGTGGAGCTGTTCCGCCGGGGCGGCGCGTCGCTGACGGAGTGGGCGCGCACGCATTCCTATGTTCCCGCGCGGCCGAGCGTGGAGCGCGTGGGCGAGCAGGTGGCGGTGGCGACGGGCGCCTCGGGCGCGCTGGCGCTCCTGGGCGCGCCGGGGTGGTCCGGCGCGGGCGCGAACGCGGACGGTGACGCGCTCTCCATCGGCCGCGCGTACGTGCGCCCGGTGGCGCGTACGGGCGCGGCGACGGTGGCCGCGGAGGGCGCTCCGTCCCCGCATACGGCGGGCCGCTCGGTGGGCTCGGACGTGGCCTTCACCGACTTCAACAAGGATGGCCGCCCGGACCTCGTGGTGGGCGCCACGGGCCTCATCGTCCCCGCGAGCACCAGCGCGGAGCACGCGGCGCAGTACCACACGACGCGCGCCGAGTGCCTCACCACGGGCAGCCAGTCCGTGGGCGGCGTGTTGGTGTCGCTCGGCCAGGCGGACGGCAGCTACAAGCCAGCGTACCGCGTGTGGGCGCCGCTGCAGATCTCCGGCTGCACGCCGGAGACGGACGCGAAGTGCAAGCGCTCGGCGTTGGGGCGTGGCCTGGTGGGCGGCTTCGACTTCAACAACGACGGGTTCGAGGACGTGGGCGTGCTGCGCGACCGCGGCCTGGAGGTGTTCCTGGGCCGCGCGCCGGACGACACGGGGCTGAACAAGCTCACCATGGTCTGCGACCCCGTCTACACCTGGCCCTCCATGGCGCTGCAGACCAGCGCGCTCACGTCGCTGGGCGACATCGACGGGGACACGTGTGACGACCTGGCGTGGCGCTACGCGGAGGGTGCCCGCTCGGGCGTGGCCATCCTCCTGGGCCACGGCGCGAAGTGCTCGCGCACCACGGCCACGGTGTGGCGCATCGCCGCGGACAGCGAGGTGCAGCTCAACAACCAGGGGCTGGGGCTCGCCATCACCCGCGCGGGCAAGGTCCTGGGCAACGCGGGCGGTGGTGGTGACGCGCGCGACTTCCTGGCCATCAGCGCCACGTCCGTGCCCTTCAACGGCACCGTCCAGCCGGTGGTGCTGCTCGTCGACATCGCCACGCTCCGGGCGGAGATGGCCAAGCCCGACCACGTGGCCTCGGGCGTGGTGGGCCTCTTCGGCGACGGGCTCAACCCCATCGTCCTGGTGCACAAGTCGCGCGCGGTGGGCTTCGGCACGTCGCTGGCGGGCAACGTGGACCTGTCGGGCGACAAGGTGCCGGACCTCGTCGTGGGCGCGCCGGGCGCCTCCGAGGCCTCGGATGGCGGCGGCGCCGTGTTCATCTACGCGGGCGGCCCGAATCTCCAGGGCGCGCTGTCGCCCTTCCTGCTCGTCGCCGGGGATGGCTCCGAGCGAAGCCAGATTGGTCAGGATGTCGCGCTGACGCCGGGTAACCAGACTACGCCGCCTACGCTGGTCATCGGCGCGCCGCGCAGCTTCCGGACGGGCACGCAGAACGGGACGGCGTTCTCGCTGCCGCTGCGGTTCTAG
- a CDS encoding DUF1585 domain-containing protein produces the protein MLRERCLAILAGAALFLALPASADEAAVCAPVAKVRPERHLRQLTLDLLGRPPTWDEYKAVQAKGAVTQEDIQKMMDSEGFYTRIRNFHRALIRSNISGSVNNNGNSRLGGNGTTTAFGFANNPSTALRGVNGQSCNSDIEQSACLTQTQDPHAAPLTAATRTSCNDAMGVPMPVSFDYDTNFYRCTDLAAATTNAVTDCSQLTAAPSSNAWAKYRYFCDNRGSGTGIKPFLCLPDPAKNTTSALTVETKDASGYVISFDHPNPDSKPSLTTLKRCTLDLNINNNIKGAYAPVRGCIQREGFVNRPAGYWAPEGAPATVKVCAIEAQERVENPWTRESCEAARFANDRSCGCGVGMRRCEVPAIGATTDPLYVRNVYDLRVAAFNDEPLRIADSVIRNDEPYYNILTTRRSFVNGPLSELYRQRQGVGVFNVTAPAPLEAIPAVAYADTATWQPYTRDEAHSGILTTPSFLYRFPTHRARVSEFYEAFLCKTFVPASDGNLPAPEDACNRENNLAKRCGCNYCHATIEPTGAHWGRYGERTAQFLNPDQFPRLDPKCRDCAIAGDTNCGGECSQYVMQAYDGDGASSLGMLKTYLYRTADEEQNIEAGPRLLVERMFQSGELERCTVKRVWNEFLGRPMSAEEQRMYLAPLASEFAKNGHRFKALIERVVTTDAYRRID, from the coding sequence GTGCTCCGCGAGCGTTGCCTTGCCATCCTGGCCGGCGCCGCCTTGTTCCTGGCCCTGCCAGCCTCCGCCGATGAGGCCGCTGTCTGCGCGCCCGTCGCGAAGGTCCGCCCCGAAAGACATCTGCGGCAACTGACGCTCGACCTGCTCGGCCGCCCTCCCACCTGGGACGAATACAAGGCCGTGCAGGCGAAGGGCGCCGTCACGCAGGAGGACATCCAGAAGATGATGGACAGCGAGGGCTTCTACACTCGCATCCGCAACTTCCACCGCGCGTTGATCCGCTCGAACATCAGCGGCAGCGTCAACAACAACGGCAACTCACGGCTCGGCGGCAACGGCACCACCACCGCCTTCGGCTTCGCGAACAACCCGTCCACGGCGCTGCGCGGGGTGAACGGACAGTCGTGCAACTCCGACATCGAGCAGAGCGCGTGTCTGACCCAGACGCAGGACCCGCACGCGGCCCCGCTGACGGCCGCGACGCGCACCTCCTGCAATGACGCCATGGGCGTGCCCATGCCGGTCAGCTTCGACTACGACACCAACTTCTACCGCTGCACGGACCTGGCGGCCGCGACCACCAACGCGGTGACGGACTGCTCGCAGCTGACGGCCGCGCCCTCCAGCAACGCCTGGGCGAAGTACCGCTACTTCTGTGACAACCGCGGCTCCGGCACGGGCATCAAGCCGTTCCTCTGCCTGCCGGACCCGGCCAAGAACACCACCTCCGCGCTGACGGTGGAGACGAAGGACGCCAGCGGCTACGTCATCTCCTTCGACCACCCGAACCCCGACTCCAAGCCCAGCCTGACGACGCTCAAGCGCTGCACGCTGGACCTGAACATCAACAACAACATCAAGGGCGCGTACGCCCCCGTGCGCGGCTGCATCCAGCGCGAGGGCTTCGTGAACCGGCCCGCCGGCTACTGGGCCCCGGAGGGCGCGCCCGCGACGGTGAAGGTGTGCGCCATCGAGGCGCAGGAGCGCGTGGAGAACCCCTGGACGCGCGAGTCCTGCGAGGCGGCCCGCTTCGCCAATGACCGCAGCTGCGGGTGCGGCGTGGGCATGCGCCGCTGCGAGGTGCCGGCCATCGGCGCCACGACGGACCCCCTGTACGTGCGCAACGTGTATGACCTGCGCGTGGCCGCGTTCAACGACGAGCCGCTGCGCATCGCCGACTCGGTCATCCGCAACGACGAGCCCTACTACAACATCCTCACCACCCGCCGCTCGTTCGTGAACGGCCCCCTGTCGGAGCTCTACCGCCAGCGCCAGGGCGTGGGCGTGTTCAACGTCACCGCGCCCGCGCCGCTGGAGGCCATCCCCGCCGTCGCCTACGCGGACACGGCCACGTGGCAGCCGTACACGCGCGATGAGGCGCACTCCGGCATCCTGACGACGCCCTCGTTCCTCTACCGCTTCCCCACGCACCGCGCCCGCGTGTCGGAGTTCTACGAGGCCTTCCTCTGCAAGACCTTCGTGCCCGCCTCGGACGGCAACCTGCCGGCGCCGGAGGACGCGTGCAACCGCGAGAACAACCTGGCCAAGCGCTGCGGCTGCAACTACTGCCACGCCACCATCGAGCCCACCGGCGCCCACTGGGGCCGCTACGGCGAGCGCACCGCGCAGTTCCTCAACCCGGACCAGTTCCCGCGCCTCGACCCGAAGTGCCGCGACTGCGCCATCGCCGGCGACACCAACTGTGGCGGTGAGTGCTCGCAGTACGTGATGCAGGCCTACGACGGCGACGGCGCCAGCAGCCTGGGCATGCTCAAGACGTACCTGTACCGCACCGCGGACGAGGAGCAGAACATCGAGGCGGGGCCGCGCCTCCTGGTGGAGCGGATGTTCCAGTCGGGTGAGCTGGAGCGCTGCACGGTGAAGCGGGTGTGGAACGAGTTCCTGGGCCGGCCGATGTCGGCGGAGGAGCAGCGGATGTACCTGGCGCCGCTGGCCAGCGAGTTCGCGAAGAATGGCCACCGCTTCAAGGCGCTCATCGAGCGCGTGGTGACGACCGACGCCTACCGGAGGATCGACTGA
- the ligD gene encoding non-homologous end-joining DNA ligase, which yields MNRARTRLQTYRRKRDFSRTPEPAPEAPASSDGAPVFVVHKHDATSLHYDLRLEIDGALASWAVPKGPSHDPGDKRLAVETEDHPLAYADFEGHIPDDAYGGGDSLLWDRGTFDTVPPGQAHAQREHGRLHVELRGEKLRGRWHLIRTRLRGSAKKPQWLLFKAKDETADPSLDIITERPESVKSGQVETRGPVKRGARKRPASRAREVAAKPSTKKRKPRALETPRTPAKLLERLGAPMLARLAVPEEVTDATHVYEVKYDGFRALAALVGGKLALRSRRGNDLSKRFPALAEALRELRVKDVVLDGEIVALDAKGRSRFQLLQQGLEGVEQRFVVFDIPWLDGEDLRSLPLEERRARLERVMKRVKLPLQLSERIELPMKRALDQARRKGWEGLIAKRRGSTYVDTRSGDWLKLKVVAGQEVVILGYLPIQNARSETELGALLVGVHREDGFHDVGKVGTGFTSKDRRELRALLDEDVVREPAAVDAKPRKGAVWVKPRHVAQVNFSEWTEDGRLRQPVYQGLRIDKAPTEVVRERPAPVAREHGTSRQPARTSTASIDSRATARHTPAHPPARRSTRKARASASSARPRDTSSDASTAKQGARSHSTGSLRAPRAQAARSSPPSSRDGHATLTHGDRVLFPDAGLTKSDVFEYYREVAPLMVPVLEDRPISVQQWPAGIEAPGFFRHELSGTPAWVPTQRVRHLDKTLRHVNVNGEEPLLWLANQSALTLHMWLSRAPKLSQPDFLAMDLDPGKGGWSDVVTVALALRELLEEQGLQSYPKTSGKRGLHVMIPLAPGHTYAKVQAHADALAHALEAQLGGLATTVRGIRERKGRLYLDAGQNARGKTVVAPYSLRAKAGAPFSAPLKWSEVTRRLDPARFNLRTLKKRLDKVGDLFAPALKHPQRLPD from the coding sequence GTGAACCGCGCACGCACACGACTCCAGACCTACCGCCGCAAGCGGGACTTCAGCCGCACCCCCGAACCCGCTCCGGAGGCGCCAGCCTCCTCGGACGGCGCGCCGGTCTTCGTGGTGCACAAGCACGATGCCACCAGCCTCCACTACGACTTGCGACTGGAGATCGATGGCGCGCTGGCGAGCTGGGCCGTGCCCAAGGGCCCCAGTCATGACCCGGGTGACAAGCGGCTCGCGGTGGAGACCGAGGACCATCCCCTCGCGTACGCCGACTTCGAGGGCCACATCCCCGACGATGCCTACGGCGGTGGGGACTCGCTGCTCTGGGACCGGGGCACGTTCGACACGGTACCTCCGGGACAGGCCCACGCACAGCGCGAGCACGGGCGGCTCCACGTCGAGCTGCGGGGCGAGAAGCTGCGGGGACGCTGGCACCTCATCCGCACCCGGCTCCGAGGGAGCGCGAAGAAGCCGCAGTGGCTGCTCTTCAAGGCGAAGGACGAGACGGCGGACCCGTCGCTCGACATCATCACGGAGCGGCCCGAGTCGGTGAAGAGCGGACAGGTGGAGACACGGGGTCCGGTGAAGCGGGGCGCGAGGAAGCGGCCCGCGTCGCGCGCGCGTGAGGTCGCGGCCAAACCCTCCACGAAGAAGCGGAAGCCTCGTGCACTGGAGACGCCTCGCACGCCGGCGAAGCTGCTGGAGCGGCTGGGCGCGCCCATGCTGGCGCGACTGGCGGTGCCGGAGGAGGTCACTGACGCGACGCACGTCTACGAGGTGAAGTACGACGGCTTTCGCGCGCTGGCGGCGCTCGTGGGCGGCAAGCTCGCGCTGCGGAGTCGGCGGGGCAATGACCTGTCGAAGCGCTTCCCCGCGCTCGCCGAGGCCCTGCGCGAGCTGCGCGTGAAGGACGTGGTGCTGGACGGCGAAATCGTCGCGCTGGATGCGAAGGGCCGCTCACGCTTCCAGTTGCTCCAGCAGGGCCTGGAGGGAGTGGAGCAGCGCTTCGTGGTGTTCGACATCCCCTGGCTCGACGGCGAGGACCTGCGAAGCCTGCCGCTGGAGGAGCGACGGGCGCGGCTGGAGCGGGTGATGAAGCGCGTGAAGCTCCCGCTCCAGCTCTCGGAGCGCATCGAGCTCCCGATGAAGCGCGCGCTGGACCAGGCGCGCAGGAAGGGCTGGGAGGGGCTCATCGCGAAGCGGCGAGGCTCCACGTACGTGGACACGCGCTCGGGCGACTGGCTCAAGCTCAAGGTGGTAGCGGGGCAGGAGGTGGTCATCCTCGGGTACCTGCCCATCCAGAACGCGCGCTCCGAGACGGAGCTCGGCGCGCTGCTCGTCGGGGTGCATCGCGAGGACGGCTTCCACGACGTGGGCAAGGTCGGCACGGGCTTCACGTCGAAGGACCGGCGCGAGCTGCGCGCGCTGCTGGACGAGGACGTGGTGCGCGAGCCCGCCGCCGTGGACGCGAAGCCCCGGAAGGGCGCGGTGTGGGTGAAGCCTCGCCACGTGGCCCAGGTGAACTTCAGCGAGTGGACCGAGGACGGACGGCTGCGCCAGCCCGTGTACCAGGGGCTGCGCATCGACAAGGCGCCGACGGAGGTGGTCCGTGAGCGTCCCGCGCCTGTCGCGCGTGAGCATGGCACCTCGCGACAGCCCGCTCGCACGTCGACCGCGTCCATCGATTCTCGCGCTACCGCGCGGCACACGCCCGCCCATCCACCCGCGCGGCGCTCGACTCGGAAGGCTCGCGCGTCGGCATCGTCTGCCCGGCCTCGTGACACGAGCTCCGATGCCTCCACCGCGAAGCAAGGCGCACGCAGTCACTCGACGGGCTCGCTGAGAGCACCGCGCGCCCAGGCCGCGCGCTCCTCCCCGCCCTCATCGCGCGACGGACACGCCACGCTGACGCACGGGGACCGCGTCCTCTTCCCAGATGCCGGCCTGACGAAGTCGGATGTCTTCGAGTACTACCGCGAGGTTGCGCCCCTGATGGTCCCCGTCCTCGAGGACCGTCCCATCTCCGTGCAGCAGTGGCCCGCGGGCATCGAGGCCCCGGGCTTCTTCCGACACGAGCTGTCAGGCACCCCCGCGTGGGTGCCCACCCAGCGCGTGCGCCACCTGGACAAGACGCTGCGCCACGTGAACGTGAACGGCGAGGAGCCCCTGCTGTGGCTCGCCAACCAATCCGCACTCACGCTCCACATGTGGCTGAGCCGCGCGCCCAAGCTCTCGCAGCCCGACTTCCTCGCCATGGACCTGGACCCGGGCAAGGGCGGCTGGTCCGACGTGGTGACGGTGGCGCTCGCGCTGCGCGAGCTGCTCGAGGAACAAGGTCTCCAGAGCTACCCCAAGACCTCCGGCAAGCGCGGCCTGCACGTCATGATTCCCCTGGCCCCCGGACACACGTACGCGAAGGTCCAGGCCCACGCGGACGCCCTGGCCCATGCGCTGGAGGCGCAGCTGGGTGGGCTGGCCACCACGGTGCGCGGCATCCGCGAGCGCAAGGGCCGGCTGTACCTGGACGCGGGACAGAACGCGCGGGGCAAGACGGTCGTCGCGCCCTACTCCCTCCGGGCCAAGGCGGGCGCGCCCTTCTCCGCGCCCCTGAAGTGGAGCGAGGTCACCCGACGCCTCGACCCCGCGCGCTTCAACCTCCGCACGCTCAAGAAGCGCCTGGACAAGGTGGGAGACCTGTTCGCTCCCGCGTTGAAGCATCCACAGCGGCTGCCGGACTGA
- a CDS encoding DMT family transporter, with product MDSAVASGPVKPASRLKVALAYCTCFLLWGSTWSVVKVGLEDLPPLRFLGTRMLVAGLVLLPFARAAGQVDVRTGGRIAALGMLQLAAPFTLLFFAQQWIPSSWAALLFSTFPVWLLFVGRILLPDQPLTPGKLLAAGLGVAGVVLLQSSDIQGMELSGKALLGVGMTLFSVLLIAVANVLVRRHMAHVPPRVLVFGQALSSAAPLLVLSFLLESNTDVTWTPRAVGAVLYLAIFGTAFTYLCLYWLLPRISLTALGIMALLDTLVAVVLGVAFLGEPLTLSLVVGGALILGSAALANALPQQSPPRSDEQARG from the coding sequence ATGGACTCCGCTGTCGCCTCCGGCCCCGTGAAGCCCGCGAGCCGTCTGAAGGTCGCCCTCGCCTACTGCACCTGCTTCCTCCTCTGGGGCTCCACCTGGTCCGTGGTGAAGGTGGGCCTGGAGGACCTGCCGCCCCTGCGCTTCCTCGGCACGCGCATGCTGGTCGCGGGGCTCGTCCTGCTGCCCTTCGCCCGCGCGGCGGGACAGGTGGACGTGCGCACCGGCGGACGCATCGCCGCGCTGGGCATGCTCCAGCTCGCCGCGCCCTTCACCCTGCTCTTCTTCGCGCAGCAGTGGATTCCGTCCAGCTGGGCCGCGCTGCTGTTCTCCACCTTCCCGGTGTGGCTGCTGTTCGTCGGCCGCATCCTCCTGCCGGACCAGCCGCTCACGCCCGGCAAGCTCCTGGCCGCGGGCCTGGGCGTGGCGGGCGTGGTGCTGCTCCAGTCCTCGGACATCCAGGGGATGGAGCTGTCCGGCAAGGCGCTGCTGGGCGTGGGGATGACGCTCTTCTCCGTGCTCCTCATCGCCGTGGCCAACGTGCTCGTGCGTCGCCACATGGCGCACGTACCACCGCGCGTGCTCGTCTTCGGACAGGCGCTCAGCAGCGCCGCGCCCCTGCTCGTGCTCTCGTTCCTGCTGGAGTCGAACACCGACGTGACGTGGACGCCGCGCGCGGTGGGCGCGGTGCTCTACCTGGCCATCTTCGGCACCGCGTTCACCTACCTGTGCCTGTACTGGCTGTTGCCGCGCATCTCCCTCACCGCGCTGGGCATCATGGCGCTGCTCGACACGCTGGTGGCGGTGGTGCTGGGCGTCGCGTTCCTCGGCGAGCCGCTCACGCTGTCGCTCGTCGTCGGCGGCGCGCTCATCCTCGGGAGCGCGGCCCTGGCCAACGCGCTGCCTCAGCAGTCCCCGCCCCGGTCCGACGAACAGGCCCGGGGCTGA
- a CDS encoding DUF1501 domain-containing protein produces the protein MKKNRLDENHRPERRTFLKAAAGFMGSTLLGGLPFRSFAQAAALAPADRCFVFVYFNGGWDQLLAFDPKDPDEFTADRAAETRILPGYNLINDSRFSAIPLRPDIAGKGRSNIDFGPAVGRLADHYDLMTVVRGINMNTLGHEVGYRYFLTGKMPIGSAARGSSTATEIVGQMKPRVPISNIAFNVESYNDRYPGYANALRVSRKDDLLLTLKPSSQMLDSEIEKQLVDFRGQPINCEQAAYGARGVGTTYQNSRDQMQQVMTQQLESSFRFELNNDDMAAVRQRYGLDQSGRYDNEAGRAAMVGTALKKGIAQCVTINLTGGLDTHFGTQLTHASNQRRGFDALASLVDDLRASQHPSGGTFMDHTTIMVFSEFSRTPLINSSGGRDHHISNSCMVMGAGVKHNYVFGKSGDIGMAPGTFDLRTGAANPNGENILPEHVIATVLASAGLDYSITRVEPLRPILA, from the coding sequence ATGAAGAAGAATCGCCTCGACGAGAACCACCGTCCCGAGCGCCGCACCTTCCTCAAGGCCGCCGCCGGCTTCATGGGCTCCACCCTGCTGGGCGGACTGCCCTTCCGCTCCTTCGCCCAGGCCGCCGCGCTGGCCCCGGCGGACCGCTGCTTCGTCTTCGTGTACTTCAACGGCGGGTGGGACCAGCTGCTCGCCTTCGACCCGAAGGACCCGGACGAGTTCACCGCGGACCGCGCCGCGGAGACGCGCATCCTCCCCGGCTACAACCTCATCAACGACTCGCGCTTCTCCGCCATCCCCCTGCGCCCGGACATCGCCGGCAAGGGCCGCTCGAACATCGACTTCGGGCCGGCGGTGGGGCGGCTGGCGGACCACTACGATTTGATGACGGTGGTGCGCGGCATCAACATGAACACGCTGGGCCACGAGGTGGGCTACCGCTACTTCCTCACCGGGAAGATGCCCATCGGCAGCGCGGCGCGCGGCTCCTCCACGGCGACGGAAATCGTGGGGCAGATGAAGCCCCGCGTGCCCATCTCCAACATCGCGTTCAACGTGGAGTCGTACAACGACCGCTACCCCGGCTACGCCAACGCGCTGCGCGTCAGCCGCAAGGACGACCTGCTGCTCACGCTCAAGCCCAGCTCGCAGATGCTGGACAGCGAAATCGAGAAGCAGCTGGTGGACTTCCGGGGCCAGCCCATCAACTGCGAGCAGGCCGCCTACGGCGCGCGCGGCGTGGGCACCACGTACCAGAACAGCCGCGACCAGATGCAGCAGGTGATGACGCAGCAGTTGGAGTCGTCGTTCCGCTTCGAGCTGAACAACGACGACATGGCCGCCGTGCGCCAGCGCTACGGCCTGGACCAGAGCGGCCGCTACGACAACGAGGCGGGCCGCGCCGCCATGGTGGGCACCGCGCTCAAGAAGGGCATCGCCCAGTGCGTCACCATCAACCTCACGGGCGGCCTGGACACGCACTTCGGCACCCAGCTCACCCACGCGAGCAACCAGCGCCGCGGCTTCGACGCGCTGGCCAGCCTGGTGGATGACCTGCGTGCGTCCCAGCACCCCTCGGGCGGGACGTTCATGGACCACACCACCATCATGGTGTTCTCCGAGTTCTCCCGCACGCCGCTCATCAACAGCTCGGGCGGACGCGACCACCACATCTCCAACTCGTGCATGGTCATGGGTGCCGGCGTGAAGCACAACTACGTCTTCGGCAAGAGCGGCGACATCGGCATGGCCCCGGGCACGTTCGACTTGCGCACCGGCGCCGCCAACCCCAACGGCGAGAACATCCTCCCCGAGCACGTCATCGCCACGGTGCTGGCCTCGGCGGGCCTGGATTACAGCATCACCCGTGTGGAGCCCCTCCGTCCCATCCTCGCCTGA